Proteins found in one Colletes latitarsis isolate SP2378_abdomen chromosome 8, iyColLati1, whole genome shotgun sequence genomic segment:
- the LOC143344341 gene encoding uncharacterized protein LOC143344341 isoform X3, whose product MVCKENVVSWFGNLSSYKRIDVMCTLLNMCLPFEIRYLGTCVEDIGKRDYNDLRDTEHHANSASDLAELTTLGVADKRTRKKLALYMALLDSCNYACAVILYKNLSNFDYQEISNLLNGTTFTPDDQLLEELLLLYTMALNHPAFTYEQKSVFGNIYIKLQEEEARLNLSKSNSSYKQTQGCTPCMNTNERLMDNEMQGSCLMAPPTMQTYHGEMAMRNNTMITGVPPGLSMPPPGLCLSAPEQMPIGSGGGTPYLHLGFSSVNHMPPWTVSRQSSPSQSRSPSRSNSPMGRRNNTMPRTSSQVTQSTSNTLTTSTSASNSQTSIASSNANSLPPLPALGTSRSHPGQPPLLPSRSVPLPISSSTTFSRHNSIENTPSTLIPAAPQSKQPPPPPRLRSSTSGDSLRETLGKEMPNFKGNLQNFSLDEIRRMSDEDLREIGLTPNAVGQLRSIVKSQTTNGLNQISNDKKLDNTTSTTHAVVDSLENEAIPGMEMLNDNGNQSSKSMPLQEQHPAMHHHHNHAATPNLRRYPNMPPLDPAQIQMYPAPPPMYAAQNAPCYACLTLPVAGVQNRYPRCNAQHVYCLTQFQALRLDPESSRHCSQSSSSDSTGSRSPPETPPAAPWVSGNESNAPPVTDHLNSASVHSTSAVSHPAPQQPIQSVPERQRTRRNQAHVMRHKNQMVNGGGAPNLSQCVSFPAPPTQSQVTYLPHGHFSTLRPSSGIYSNFSHGPYARPAYPTTYQPNGEMMYQYPGHPSSGGTPPPPPNAAATPVQAPYMPPTPVVTYAPAAVPPTKISCYNCGSSNHLAVDCKDQTMEDLTKKAQYRLDYSIMKQPGECPSSDK is encoded by the exons ATGGTGTGTAAGGAGAACGTGGTATCATGGTTTGGGAATCTGTCCAG TTATAAACGTATCGATGTCATGTGCACGTTATTAAATATGTGCCTGCCATTTGAAATTCGATACCTTGGCACTTGTGTTGAGGATATTGGTAAGCGGGATTACAATGACCTTCGTGATACGGAACATCATGCAAATAGTGCCTCTGATCTTGCTGAGCTGACAACCTTAGGGGTGGCAGATAAACGCACACGAAAGAAACTTGCTCTCTATATGGCATTATTAGATTCTTGTAACTATGCATGTGCTGTAATCTTGTACAAGAATCTGTCAAATTTTGACTATCAAGAGATCTCGAACCTATTAAATGGGACCACCTTCACCCCGGATGACCAACTTTTAGAAGAACTACTCTTATTGTACACAATGGCTTTAAATCACCCGGCGTTTACATATGAGCAGAAAAGTGTCTTTGGTAACATTTATATAAAACTTCAAGAAGAGGAAGCTCGTTTGAATCTCTCAAAGTCAAATTCATCCTACAAACAGACACAA GGTTGCACGCCATGTATGAATACAAATGAAAGGTTAATGGATAACGAAATGCAGGGTAGTTGTTTGATGGCACCTCCTACGATGCAGACTTACCATG gaGAGATGGCAATGAGAAATAATACCATGATAACTGGAGTTCCCCCTGGTCTTTCCATGCCTCCACCTGGATTATGTTTATCAGCACCAGAGCAAATGCCAATAGGATCAGGCGGTGGAACGCCGTACCTTCATCTTGGATTCTCATCAGTAAATCACATGCCACCATGGACAG TCAGCCGTCAATCGTCGCCATCCCAGTCTCGATCTCCTAGCCGCAGCAATTCCCCAATGGGTCGCAGGAATAACACAATGCCGCGTACTTCGTCACAAGTGACTCAATCTACTTCAAACACCTTAACAACGTCAACGAGTGCCTCTAACAGTCAGACAAGCATCGCCAGTTCAAATGCCAATTCTCTTCCACCACTTCCTGCACTTGGTACGAGCAGGAGTCATCCTGGTCAACCTCCATTGCTTCCATCACGCTCTGTTCCTTTACCTATCAGCAGTTCCACAACTTTCTCGCGGCATAATAGCATAGAGAATACTCCTTCTACCTTAATTCCGGCAGCACCACAATCTAAACAACCACCGCCACCACCACGATTGCGGTCTTCAACTTCTGGTGACTCTTTACGAGAAACACTAGGGAAGGAGATGCCAAATTTCAAAGGCAATTTGCAGAATTTCTCACTCGACGAG ATTCGGAGGATGAGCGATGAAGATTTAAGGGAAATAGGATTAACACCAAATGCAGTGGGGCAACTACGAAGTATAGTTAAGAGTCAAACAACTAATGGTTTAAATCAAAttagtaatgacaaaaaattggACAATACTACTAGCACGACTCATGCAGTTGTTGATTCGCTTGAAAACGAG GCTATACCGGGGATGGAGATGTTAAATGATAATGGAAATCAAAGCAGTAAGTCAATGCCATTACAGGAACAGCATCCAGCGATGCATCATCATCATAATCATGCAGCTACTCCTAATTTACGGCGATATCCTAATATGCCACCATTAGATCCTGCACAAATACAAATGTATCCTGCACCGCCACCGATGTATGCTGCACAGAACGCACCGTGTTATGCCTGTCTTACGTTACCAGTTGCTGGGGTACAAAATCGATATCCAAG GTGCAATGCTCAACATGTATATTGTTTGACGCAATTTCAAGCCTTGAGGTTAGACCCTGAGAGCAGTAGGCATTGTTCACAAAGCAgtagttccgacagtactggtAGCAGATCTCCACCAGAAACACCTCCAGCTGCACCGTGGGTGAGCGGAAACGAGAGCAACGCACCGCCAGTTACTGATCATCTTAACTCTGCATCGGTACATTCTACGAGCGCAGTGTCGCATCCAGCACCTCAACAGCCTATACAATCGGTTCCGGAAAGGCAACGTACCAGAAGAAATCAGGCGCACGTAATGCGTCATAAAAATCAAATGGTGAACGGCGGTGGAGCACCGAATTTATCGCAGTGTGTTTCTTTTCCTGCACCACCGACGCAGTCGCAGGTCACGTATCTGCCGCACGGTCATTTTTCAACTCTGAGACCGAGCAGTGGTATTTATTCTAACTTCTCACATGGACCGTATGCAAGGCCAGCTTATCCGACCACGTATCAACCGAACGGTGAAATGATGTACCAGTATCCTGGACATCCATCTTCAGGGGGAACACCTCCACCGCCGCCAAATGCTGCCGCAACACCAGTACAAGCACCATACATGCCACCAACTCCGGTTGTTACGTACGCACCAGCTGCCGTCCCACCAACGAAAATTTCGTGTTATAATTGTGGCAGTAGCAATCACCTCGCAGTCGATTGTAAAGATCAAACAATGGAGGACCTTACcaaaaaag CTCAGTATCGCCTAGACTACAGCATAATGAAACAACCTGGAGAGTGCCCAAGTTCTGACAAGTGA
- the LOC143344341 gene encoding uncharacterized protein LOC143344341 isoform X1, with the protein MVCKENVVSWFGNLSSYKRIDVMCTLLNMCLPFEIRYLGTCVEDIGKRDYNDLRDTEHHANSASDLAELTTLGVADKRTRKKLALYMALLDSCNYACAVILYKNLSNFDYQEISNLLNGTTFTPDDQLLEELLLLYTMALNHPAFTYEQKSVFGNIYIKLQEEEARLNLSKSNSSYKQTQGCTPCMNTNERLMDNEMQGSCLMAPPTMQTYHGEMAMRNNTMITGVPPGLSMPPPGLCLSAPEQMPIGSGGGTPYLHLGFSSVNHMPPWTGQVMMGNQLMYHTSDMLAYPPSPLVSRQSSPSQSRSPSRSNSPMGRRNNTMPRTSSQVTQSTSNTLTTSTSASNSQTSIASSNANSLPPLPALGTSRSHPGQPPLLPSRSVPLPISSSTTFSRHNSIENTPSTLIPAAPQSKQPPPPPRLRSSTSGDSLRETLGKEMPNFKGNLQNFSLDEIRRMSDEDLREIGLTPNAVGQLRSIVKSQTTNGLNQISNDKKLDNTTSTTHAVVDSLENEAIPGMEMLNDNGNQSSKSMPLQEQHPAMHHHHNHAATPNLRRYPNMPPLDPAQIQMYPAPPPMYAAQNAPCYACLTLPVAGVQNRYPRCNAQHVYCLTQFQALRLDPESSRHCSQSSSSDSTGSRSPPETPPAAPWVSGNESNAPPVTDHLNSASVHSTSAVSHPAPQQPIQSVPERQRTRRNQAHVMRHKNQMVNGGGAPNLSQCVSFPAPPTQSQVTYLPHGHFSTLRPSSGIYSNFSHGPYARPAYPTTYQPNGEMMYQYPGHPSSGGTPPPPPNAAATPVQAPYMPPTPVVTYAPAAVPPTKISCYNCGSSNHLAVDCKDQTMEDLTKKAQYRLDYSIMKQPGECPSSDK; encoded by the exons ATGGTGTGTAAGGAGAACGTGGTATCATGGTTTGGGAATCTGTCCAG TTATAAACGTATCGATGTCATGTGCACGTTATTAAATATGTGCCTGCCATTTGAAATTCGATACCTTGGCACTTGTGTTGAGGATATTGGTAAGCGGGATTACAATGACCTTCGTGATACGGAACATCATGCAAATAGTGCCTCTGATCTTGCTGAGCTGACAACCTTAGGGGTGGCAGATAAACGCACACGAAAGAAACTTGCTCTCTATATGGCATTATTAGATTCTTGTAACTATGCATGTGCTGTAATCTTGTACAAGAATCTGTCAAATTTTGACTATCAAGAGATCTCGAACCTATTAAATGGGACCACCTTCACCCCGGATGACCAACTTTTAGAAGAACTACTCTTATTGTACACAATGGCTTTAAATCACCCGGCGTTTACATATGAGCAGAAAAGTGTCTTTGGTAACATTTATATAAAACTTCAAGAAGAGGAAGCTCGTTTGAATCTCTCAAAGTCAAATTCATCCTACAAACAGACACAA GGTTGCACGCCATGTATGAATACAAATGAAAGGTTAATGGATAACGAAATGCAGGGTAGTTGTTTGATGGCACCTCCTACGATGCAGACTTACCATG gaGAGATGGCAATGAGAAATAATACCATGATAACTGGAGTTCCCCCTGGTCTTTCCATGCCTCCACCTGGATTATGTTTATCAGCACCAGAGCAAATGCCAATAGGATCAGGCGGTGGAACGCCGTACCTTCATCTTGGATTCTCATCAGTAAATCACATGCCACCATGGACAGGTCAGGTTATGATGGGGAATCAACTGATGTATCACACTAGCGATATGTTGGCTTATCCACCTTCCCCCTTAGTCAGCCGTCAATCGTCGCCATCCCAGTCTCGATCTCCTAGCCGCAGCAATTCCCCAATGGGTCGCAGGAATAACACAATGCCGCGTACTTCGTCACAAGTGACTCAATCTACTTCAAACACCTTAACAACGTCAACGAGTGCCTCTAACAGTCAGACAAGCATCGCCAGTTCAAATGCCAATTCTCTTCCACCACTTCCTGCACTTGGTACGAGCAGGAGTCATCCTGGTCAACCTCCATTGCTTCCATCACGCTCTGTTCCTTTACCTATCAGCAGTTCCACAACTTTCTCGCGGCATAATAGCATAGAGAATACTCCTTCTACCTTAATTCCGGCAGCACCACAATCTAAACAACCACCGCCACCACCACGATTGCGGTCTTCAACTTCTGGTGACTCTTTACGAGAAACACTAGGGAAGGAGATGCCAAATTTCAAAGGCAATTTGCAGAATTTCTCACTCGACGAG ATTCGGAGGATGAGCGATGAAGATTTAAGGGAAATAGGATTAACACCAAATGCAGTGGGGCAACTACGAAGTATAGTTAAGAGTCAAACAACTAATGGTTTAAATCAAAttagtaatgacaaaaaattggACAATACTACTAGCACGACTCATGCAGTTGTTGATTCGCTTGAAAACGAG GCTATACCGGGGATGGAGATGTTAAATGATAATGGAAATCAAAGCAGTAAGTCAATGCCATTACAGGAACAGCATCCAGCGATGCATCATCATCATAATCATGCAGCTACTCCTAATTTACGGCGATATCCTAATATGCCACCATTAGATCCTGCACAAATACAAATGTATCCTGCACCGCCACCGATGTATGCTGCACAGAACGCACCGTGTTATGCCTGTCTTACGTTACCAGTTGCTGGGGTACAAAATCGATATCCAAG GTGCAATGCTCAACATGTATATTGTTTGACGCAATTTCAAGCCTTGAGGTTAGACCCTGAGAGCAGTAGGCATTGTTCACAAAGCAgtagttccgacagtactggtAGCAGATCTCCACCAGAAACACCTCCAGCTGCACCGTGGGTGAGCGGAAACGAGAGCAACGCACCGCCAGTTACTGATCATCTTAACTCTGCATCGGTACATTCTACGAGCGCAGTGTCGCATCCAGCACCTCAACAGCCTATACAATCGGTTCCGGAAAGGCAACGTACCAGAAGAAATCAGGCGCACGTAATGCGTCATAAAAATCAAATGGTGAACGGCGGTGGAGCACCGAATTTATCGCAGTGTGTTTCTTTTCCTGCACCACCGACGCAGTCGCAGGTCACGTATCTGCCGCACGGTCATTTTTCAACTCTGAGACCGAGCAGTGGTATTTATTCTAACTTCTCACATGGACCGTATGCAAGGCCAGCTTATCCGACCACGTATCAACCGAACGGTGAAATGATGTACCAGTATCCTGGACATCCATCTTCAGGGGGAACACCTCCACCGCCGCCAAATGCTGCCGCAACACCAGTACAAGCACCATACATGCCACCAACTCCGGTTGTTACGTACGCACCAGCTGCCGTCCCACCAACGAAAATTTCGTGTTATAATTGTGGCAGTAGCAATCACCTCGCAGTCGATTGTAAAGATCAAACAATGGAGGACCTTACcaaaaaag CTCAGTATCGCCTAGACTACAGCATAATGAAACAACCTGGAGAGTGCCCAAGTTCTGACAAGTGA
- the LOC143344341 gene encoding uncharacterized protein LOC143344341 isoform X2 → MVCKENVVSWFGNLSSYKRIDVMCTLLNMCLPFEIRYLGTCVEDIGKRDYNDLRDTEHHANSASDLAELTTLGVADKRTRKKLALYMALLDSCNYACAVILYKNLSNFDYQEISNLLNGTTFTPDDQLLEELLLLYTMALNHPAFTYEQKSVFGNIYIKLQEEEARLNLSKSNSSYKQTQGCTPCMNTNERLMDNEMQGSCLMAPPTMQTYHGEMAMRNNTMITGVPPGLSMPPPGLCLSAPEQMPIGSGGGTPYLHLGFSSVNHMPPWTGQVMMGNQLMYHTSDMLAYPPSPLVSRQSSPSQSRSPSRSNSPMGRRNNTMPRTSSQVTQSTSNTLTTSTSASNSQTSIASSNANSLPPLPALGTSRSHPGQPPLLPSRSVPLPISSSTTFSRHNSIENTPSTLIPAAPQSKQPPPPPRLRSSTSGDSLRETLGKEMPNFKGNLQNFSLDEIRRMSDEDLREIGLTPNAVGQLRSIVKSQTTNGLNQISNDKKLDNTTSTTHAVVDSLENEEQHPAMHHHHNHAATPNLRRYPNMPPLDPAQIQMYPAPPPMYAAQNAPCYACLTLPVAGVQNRYPRCNAQHVYCLTQFQALRLDPESSRHCSQSSSSDSTGSRSPPETPPAAPWVSGNESNAPPVTDHLNSASVHSTSAVSHPAPQQPIQSVPERQRTRRNQAHVMRHKNQMVNGGGAPNLSQCVSFPAPPTQSQVTYLPHGHFSTLRPSSGIYSNFSHGPYARPAYPTTYQPNGEMMYQYPGHPSSGGTPPPPPNAAATPVQAPYMPPTPVVTYAPAAVPPTKISCYNCGSSNHLAVDCKDQTMEDLTKKAQYRLDYSIMKQPGECPSSDK, encoded by the exons ATGGTGTGTAAGGAGAACGTGGTATCATGGTTTGGGAATCTGTCCAG TTATAAACGTATCGATGTCATGTGCACGTTATTAAATATGTGCCTGCCATTTGAAATTCGATACCTTGGCACTTGTGTTGAGGATATTGGTAAGCGGGATTACAATGACCTTCGTGATACGGAACATCATGCAAATAGTGCCTCTGATCTTGCTGAGCTGACAACCTTAGGGGTGGCAGATAAACGCACACGAAAGAAACTTGCTCTCTATATGGCATTATTAGATTCTTGTAACTATGCATGTGCTGTAATCTTGTACAAGAATCTGTCAAATTTTGACTATCAAGAGATCTCGAACCTATTAAATGGGACCACCTTCACCCCGGATGACCAACTTTTAGAAGAACTACTCTTATTGTACACAATGGCTTTAAATCACCCGGCGTTTACATATGAGCAGAAAAGTGTCTTTGGTAACATTTATATAAAACTTCAAGAAGAGGAAGCTCGTTTGAATCTCTCAAAGTCAAATTCATCCTACAAACAGACACAA GGTTGCACGCCATGTATGAATACAAATGAAAGGTTAATGGATAACGAAATGCAGGGTAGTTGTTTGATGGCACCTCCTACGATGCAGACTTACCATG gaGAGATGGCAATGAGAAATAATACCATGATAACTGGAGTTCCCCCTGGTCTTTCCATGCCTCCACCTGGATTATGTTTATCAGCACCAGAGCAAATGCCAATAGGATCAGGCGGTGGAACGCCGTACCTTCATCTTGGATTCTCATCAGTAAATCACATGCCACCATGGACAGGTCAGGTTATGATGGGGAATCAACTGATGTATCACACTAGCGATATGTTGGCTTATCCACCTTCCCCCTTAGTCAGCCGTCAATCGTCGCCATCCCAGTCTCGATCTCCTAGCCGCAGCAATTCCCCAATGGGTCGCAGGAATAACACAATGCCGCGTACTTCGTCACAAGTGACTCAATCTACTTCAAACACCTTAACAACGTCAACGAGTGCCTCTAACAGTCAGACAAGCATCGCCAGTTCAAATGCCAATTCTCTTCCACCACTTCCTGCACTTGGTACGAGCAGGAGTCATCCTGGTCAACCTCCATTGCTTCCATCACGCTCTGTTCCTTTACCTATCAGCAGTTCCACAACTTTCTCGCGGCATAATAGCATAGAGAATACTCCTTCTACCTTAATTCCGGCAGCACCACAATCTAAACAACCACCGCCACCACCACGATTGCGGTCTTCAACTTCTGGTGACTCTTTACGAGAAACACTAGGGAAGGAGATGCCAAATTTCAAAGGCAATTTGCAGAATTTCTCACTCGACGAG ATTCGGAGGATGAGCGATGAAGATTTAAGGGAAATAGGATTAACACCAAATGCAGTGGGGCAACTACGAAGTATAGTTAAGAGTCAAACAACTAATGGTTTAAATCAAAttagtaatgacaaaaaattggACAATACTACTAGCACGACTCATGCAGTTGTTGATTCGCTTGAAAACGAG GAACAGCATCCAGCGATGCATCATCATCATAATCATGCAGCTACTCCTAATTTACGGCGATATCCTAATATGCCACCATTAGATCCTGCACAAATACAAATGTATCCTGCACCGCCACCGATGTATGCTGCACAGAACGCACCGTGTTATGCCTGTCTTACGTTACCAGTTGCTGGGGTACAAAATCGATATCCAAG GTGCAATGCTCAACATGTATATTGTTTGACGCAATTTCAAGCCTTGAGGTTAGACCCTGAGAGCAGTAGGCATTGTTCACAAAGCAgtagttccgacagtactggtAGCAGATCTCCACCAGAAACACCTCCAGCTGCACCGTGGGTGAGCGGAAACGAGAGCAACGCACCGCCAGTTACTGATCATCTTAACTCTGCATCGGTACATTCTACGAGCGCAGTGTCGCATCCAGCACCTCAACAGCCTATACAATCGGTTCCGGAAAGGCAACGTACCAGAAGAAATCAGGCGCACGTAATGCGTCATAAAAATCAAATGGTGAACGGCGGTGGAGCACCGAATTTATCGCAGTGTGTTTCTTTTCCTGCACCACCGACGCAGTCGCAGGTCACGTATCTGCCGCACGGTCATTTTTCAACTCTGAGACCGAGCAGTGGTATTTATTCTAACTTCTCACATGGACCGTATGCAAGGCCAGCTTATCCGACCACGTATCAACCGAACGGTGAAATGATGTACCAGTATCCTGGACATCCATCTTCAGGGGGAACACCTCCACCGCCGCCAAATGCTGCCGCAACACCAGTACAAGCACCATACATGCCACCAACTCCGGTTGTTACGTACGCACCAGCTGCCGTCCCACCAACGAAAATTTCGTGTTATAATTGTGGCAGTAGCAATCACCTCGCAGTCGATTGTAAAGATCAAACAATGGAGGACCTTACcaaaaaag CTCAGTATCGCCTAGACTACAGCATAATGAAACAACCTGGAGAGTGCCCAAGTTCTGACAAGTGA